A single genomic interval of Bacteroidota bacterium harbors:
- the lnt gene encoding apolipoprotein N-acyltransferase: MSGVLLAVSFPPFPLPFVSCVALIPVLRHSFSQADTRKVYLDFFFVFLILFAITFSWPLRHPFTNTAFASLSGVLLLPMSMALPFAAGNFVQKKAGYLAGAVACCAFFLTVESFWTHGPLAMPGTLLGHSLAHAPYIRQMADVSGVAGLSLWVLTFNFIYTGLWLAKNKRIRKKLLLCAIVLLFFPLLYGLIRLNTLPQHHTTTRVALVQPAVPSILWTDEYDGSRITQLIQLTDSLHQTAMPPALVIWPETALPLVADNSNQHHQHLSAWLQTKELPLLAGAILPAPDATGPTAFTNSAVLHRDSTRIRYNKNKLVPFAERVPFENLTRKLGQFRVDAGGVAGYQPGHSQNTMAMPDANLGVLICFESLFGGYTRKYIKEGADFLVALSNIGWWGSRFAPAQYLAFSTLRAIETRRALAINTVSGPGLVVDQTGDTIANTTWMQRTVVDVDIPHYRTTSVYATFGDWLSILALLISIGLVCYLALPYISTITGRKTN, from the coding sequence GTGTCGGGGGTACTACTAGCCGTTAGTTTCCCTCCCTTCCCGTTACCTTTTGTAAGTTGTGTCGCTTTGATACCCGTTTTGCGCCACAGCTTCTCACAGGCTGACACCCGTAAAGTATACCTGGATTTTTTCTTTGTCTTCCTGATTCTTTTTGCAATTACCTTCTCCTGGCCCCTTAGACACCCTTTTACCAATACCGCATTTGCCTCCCTATCCGGTGTTTTGCTCTTGCCCATGTCGATGGCATTGCCATTTGCTGCCGGCAATTTTGTTCAAAAAAAAGCAGGCTATCTTGCCGGCGCTGTAGCATGCTGCGCCTTTTTCTTGACCGTTGAAAGTTTCTGGACCCACGGGCCCCTTGCAATGCCCGGCACGTTACTCGGCCATTCCCTCGCCCATGCGCCCTACATCAGGCAAATGGCAGATGTATCTGGTGTAGCCGGACTTAGCCTCTGGGTTTTAACGTTTAACTTTATATATACAGGATTGTGGCTCGCTAAAAACAAACGCATCCGGAAAAAATTGCTGCTTTGCGCCATTGTGCTGCTATTTTTTCCGCTTCTCTATGGCCTCATACGGCTTAACACATTACCTCAGCATCATACAACAACGCGTGTAGCGCTTGTACAGCCCGCAGTTCCGTCCATCTTATGGACAGATGAATATGATGGCAGCAGGATTACACAGTTGATTCAACTAACGGATAGTCTGCATCAGACAGCGATGCCCCCCGCACTGGTGATTTGGCCAGAGACTGCCCTTCCACTGGTGGCAGATAACAGCAACCAACATCACCAGCACCTTAGTGCCTGGTTACAGACAAAGGAACTGCCTTTACTGGCCGGCGCGATACTCCCAGCCCCAGATGCCACAGGTCCTACTGCGTTTACCAATAGCGCTGTTCTGCATAGAGACAGCACCCGAATTCGGTACAACAAGAACAAGCTTGTGCCTTTTGCAGAACGGGTCCCATTTGAAAACCTCACCCGGAAACTTGGTCAGTTTCGTGTAGATGCCGGCGGTGTTGCAGGATACCAACCCGGCCATTCACAAAACACAATGGCGATGCCCGACGCGAACCTTGGGGTGCTCATCTGTTTTGAATCTTTGTTTGGCGGATACACCCGCAAGTACATCAAGGAAGGTGCAGATTTCCTGGTTGCGCTGTCAAATATTGGCTGGTGGGGATCTCGATTTGCACCGGCGCAGTACCTCGCCTTTTCTACACTGCGGGCCATAGAGACGCGGCGCGCACTTGCGATAAATACAGTCAGCGGACCAGGCCTGGTTGTAGATCAGACGGGCGATACCATTGCCAATACCACCTGGATGCAGCGTACAGTAGTTGATGTCGACATACCGCACTATAGAACAACGTCCGTTTACGCCACCTTCGGCGACTGGTTAAGCATCCTTGCTCTGCTTATATCAATTGGACTTGTATGTTATTTGGCGCTGCCATATATCTCAACAATTACAGGAAGAAAGACCAATTAA
- a CDS encoding Maf family protein has product MQFTCPLILASGSPRRKNLLKQLGIKFTIHVSDVEEDFDPAQSSADIASAIAERKCAAISPQHPDGLTLAADTIVVHHGEVLGKPASPVEAKTMLRRLAGQQHLVYTGIALSHPASNRSVTACEETAVHFAPLSDAEIDAYVASGSPLDKAGAYGIQDDRGALFVSRIEGDFYNVVGLPLHLLYTALKTNFADLITT; this is encoded by the coding sequence ATGCAATTTACGTGTCCTCTTATTCTTGCGTCGGGTTCGCCGCGCCGCAAAAACTTACTCAAGCAATTGGGTATTAAATTCACGATTCACGTTAGTGATGTTGAAGAAGACTTTGATCCCGCTCAGTCATCAGCAGACATAGCGTCTGCCATTGCCGAACGAAAGTGTGCGGCCATCAGTCCGCAGCATCCTGATGGGCTCACCCTTGCTGCGGATACGATTGTCGTGCACCATGGCGAGGTCCTCGGCAAACCTGCCTCTCCTGTTGAAGCCAAAACAATGTTGCGCCGACTGGCCGGACAGCAACACCTTGTGTACACAGGCATTGCCCTTTCCCACCCCGCCTCCAATCGCAGCGTAACCGCGTGCGAAGAAACCGCTGTACACTTTGCCCCGTTGTCAGACGCAGAAATAGATGCATACGTAGCATCTGGCTCGCCACTGGACAAAGCCGGCGCGTACGGCATCCAGGACGACCGTGGTGCGCTCTTTGTATCTCGAATTGAAGGTGATTTTTACAATGTAGTTGGGTTACCCTTACATCTGCTGTATACTGCGTTGAAAACAAATTTTGCCGACTTAATTACCACCTGA
- a CDS encoding type 1 glutamine amidotransferase, with protein sequence MPASMDKTPSLDNLKLLLIQARTDPAILDQEMQCFVERCRVAPHQIASVNVCMEPLPDDAFSAYDAIFIGGAGEFSAKNDYDWMPALLALVQTADQRAFPLLGSCWGHQIIARALGGKVIYDKDLTEMGCHWIELNTAGQQDTLFKNFPTRFKANMGHHDRVSVLPQEAVNLAFSDTQSNQAFRIADKPIYGTQFHSELDAAREKERLYAYRDHYTEVETEEAFQEIIAGLAKTTEVDELLYKFLVSYVAHPTR encoded by the coding sequence ATGCCCGCCTCAATGGATAAAACGCCATCGTTGGATAACTTGAAACTGCTCCTTATTCAGGCGCGCACTGATCCGGCCATTCTGGATCAGGAAATGCAGTGTTTTGTAGAGCGCTGCCGGGTTGCGCCGCATCAGATAGCCAGCGTAAATGTGTGCATGGAGCCTTTACCAGATGATGCTTTTTCAGCTTACGATGCCATTTTCATCGGAGGTGCCGGCGAGTTCTCTGCTAAAAATGACTATGACTGGATGCCGGCATTGCTCGCCCTTGTTCAAACAGCCGATCAACGCGCGTTTCCTTTGCTCGGCTCCTGCTGGGGACACCAGATTATTGCGCGGGCGCTTGGCGGCAAGGTGATTTACGACAAAGACCTCACTGAGATGGGATGCCATTGGATCGAACTCAATACGGCGGGTCAGCAAGATACGCTGTTCAAAAATTTCCCTACGCGTTTCAAGGCCAATATGGGGCACCACGATCGCGTTAGCGTGCTCCCGCAGGAAGCAGTCAACCTGGCCTTCAGCGACACGCAGTCAAACCAGGCTTTCCGAATAGCGGACAAGCCCATTTATGGCACCCAGTTCCATAGCGAACTTGATGCTGCCAGAGAAAAAGAGCGCCTTTACGCGTACCGAGATCATTATACCGAAGTTGAAACGGAGGAAGCTTTTCAAGAAATCATCGCCGGCCTTGCCAAAACCACCGAGGTAGATGAACTGCTGTACAAGTTTTTGGTATCTTATGTAGCCCACCCTACACGTTGA
- a CDS encoding AI-2E family transporter encodes MITAPPYARLNAILLSILTTFVIGFVLLELKVVLLPFAIAAMITILLKPLVRYMHEKGVPFAFTMLAVVASITLVGFLFVIILTSTISQFIAELPGYRGKFELLVSDGQAFIERFALFFGIPAEEVELPQLNFSYISTAARAGLNTLFNFLSTAFLIILFLLFMLIGSGQAEKKVKMAFPEEMADRITLTIKNIGSQVRRYLLTKTLVSLITGLLTFLVLWFMGVDFPIIWGFTTFLFNFVPNVGSMASIILPFLLSLLQFDGLMVPIVTLILLGAVQVLMGNFLEPRILGYNLNLSPLLILVSLIVWGWLWGIGGMILAVPITATIKIVLGNIETFKPLSVMMSGANGKLAPPTESTGTG; translated from the coding sequence GTGATTACAGCACCTCCTTACGCAAGGCTAAACGCAATATTACTGAGCATCCTGACAACGTTTGTCATTGGCTTCGTGCTCCTGGAGCTGAAAGTGGTGCTCTTGCCGTTTGCTATTGCAGCAATGATCACCATCCTGTTAAAACCACTTGTGCGTTATATGCACGAGAAGGGGGTGCCATTTGCGTTTACCATGTTGGCCGTTGTGGCATCAATCACGTTGGTAGGCTTTCTGTTTGTCATCATACTGACCTCTACCATCAGCCAGTTTATCGCAGAATTACCGGGATACAGAGGCAAGTTTGAGCTCCTTGTTAGCGATGGCCAAGCATTCATTGAGCGCTTTGCGCTTTTCTTTGGTATTCCGGCAGAAGAAGTTGAATTGCCGCAGCTCAATTTCTCTTACATCTCCACAGCAGCCCGTGCCGGCCTCAATACACTTTTCAATTTCCTCAGCACAGCCTTTTTGATTATCCTCTTTCTCTTGTTCATGCTCATTGGCTCCGGACAAGCTGAGAAAAAGGTGAAAATGGCCTTTCCTGAAGAAATGGCAGATCGGATTACGCTCACAATTAAGAATATTGGTAGCCAGGTTCGGCGCTACCTCCTTACCAAAACCCTGGTTAGCCTCATCACGGGTTTGCTAACCTTTCTTGTGCTCTGGTTCATGGGCGTAGACTTCCCTATCATCTGGGGCTTCACAACCTTCCTGTTTAATTTTGTCCCAAACGTGGGCTCCATGGCCTCGATTATTCTGCCGTTCCTGCTTTCCCTGCTCCAGTTCGATGGACTGATGGTGCCGATTGTAACGCTGATCCTGCTAGGAGCCGTACAGGTCTTGATGGGGAATTTCCTTGAGCCAAGAATTCTGGGTTACAACCTGAACCTCAGCCCGTTACTCATCCTTGTTTCGCTGATTGTATGGGGGTGGCTTTGGGGTATTGGTGGGATGATTCTGGCGGTACCCATCACGGCTACCATCAAAATTGTGTTGGGCAACATCGAGACCTTCAAGCCGCTATCCGTGATGATGAGTGGCGCCAACGGAAAGCTCGCGCCCCCTACGGAAAGTACAGGTACGGGCTAA